A region from the Mycolicibacterium litorale genome encodes:
- the mycP gene encoding type VII secretion-associated serine protease mycosin produces the protein MIRPLALFAVTGAVALLGAPPAVAVSPPEVDPAASPPSGSAGPVQPMAQRGECVVGGVLPGSDPGAVNPNQVALNLSGAWRHSRGEGQTVAVIDTGVTPGPRLPNVDPGGDFLGTTDGLTDCDGHGTLVAGLIAGQPGNDGFSGVAPAARIVSIRQNSPRFAPANPGEDPVVSRAAADVAGLARAVVRAADLGARVINISVVSCLPATKTVDQTELGAALRYAAREKDAVIVAAAGNHRGGTSTGSACEANPPADLSRPDDPRNWAGVTSVSIPSWWQPYVLSVGSLTSTGQPSDFTMSGPWVGIAAPGEGITSVSNAPDGGLANALPNDRDELFPVSGTSYAAAYVSGVAALVRSRFPQLTAEEVVQRLTATAHGGPRSPSNVVGAGSVDPVAALTWQLPDEPVATFDAKPIAGPPVPPAPDHTPRTVALIGTAALALTVLAAVVAARRRKDEAS, from the coding sequence GTGATCCGCCCTCTCGCCCTGTTCGCTGTCACCGGTGCGGTCGCCCTGCTCGGTGCGCCGCCCGCGGTGGCGGTGAGCCCACCGGAGGTCGACCCCGCGGCATCGCCGCCGTCGGGCAGCGCCGGACCCGTGCAGCCGATGGCCCAGCGTGGGGAGTGCGTCGTCGGCGGGGTGCTGCCCGGCAGCGACCCCGGTGCGGTCAACCCGAACCAGGTGGCGCTCAACCTGTCCGGTGCGTGGCGGCACAGCCGCGGGGAGGGCCAGACAGTCGCCGTCATCGACACCGGCGTCACCCCCGGGCCGCGGCTGCCGAACGTCGATCCGGGCGGGGATTTCCTCGGCACCACCGACGGCCTCACCGACTGCGACGGCCACGGCACACTCGTCGCCGGCCTGATCGCCGGCCAACCCGGCAACGACGGCTTCTCGGGGGTGGCCCCCGCCGCGCGCATCGTGTCGATCCGGCAGAACTCGCCGCGCTTCGCACCCGCGAACCCGGGGGAGGACCCCGTGGTGTCGCGCGCCGCGGCCGATGTCGCCGGCCTCGCGCGGGCCGTGGTGCGGGCCGCCGACCTCGGCGCGCGCGTCATCAACATCTCGGTGGTGAGCTGCCTGCCCGCCACCAAGACCGTCGACCAGACCGAACTCGGTGCCGCCCTTCGGTATGCGGCCCGCGAGAAGGACGCCGTGATCGTGGCGGCAGCGGGTAATCACCGCGGCGGGACGAGCACCGGATCGGCCTGCGAAGCCAATCCGCCCGCCGACCTCAGCCGCCCCGACGATCCCCGCAACTGGGCTGGCGTCACGTCCGTGTCGATCCCGTCGTGGTGGCAGCCCTACGTGCTGTCGGTCGGTTCGCTGACCAGCACCGGCCAGCCGTCGGACTTCACCATGTCGGGGCCCTGGGTCGGGATCGCCGCGCCGGGCGAGGGCATCACGTCGGTGAGCAACGCCCCCGACGGGGGACTGGCCAACGCTCTGCCCAACGACCGCGACGAACTGTTCCCGGTCAGCGGCACGAGCTATGCGGCCGCCTATGTCTCCGGCGTCGCGGCGCTGGTGCGCAGCAGGTTTCCGCAATTGACCGCCGAAGAGGTGGTACAGCGCCTGACGGCGACCGCTCACGGCGGTCCGCGCTCACCGTCGAACGTGGTGGGGGCGGGCAGCGTCGACCCCGTCGCCGCCCTCACCTGGCAACTCCCCGACGAACCGGTGGCCACGTTCGACGCCAAACCCA